A genomic stretch from Corynebacterium sp. 21KM1197 includes:
- a CDS encoding RloB family protein produces MGRDSRRRRQREGRAQKGVKTLIFCQGTRTEPDYLNALKRLERWPHMRVSAEALDPVKAVETAVVKARREDFREIYVLVDVDDTSRSELDRAAALCRKCTNKKLTFNLVVSHESFDCWLYAHVSKGRVPDQSREWFQRKLREGGHLVGPTGKALSGGFPVQRWQQATDNIIELAFGEVGINPASAMGLMLRHLATPTGH; encoded by the coding sequence ATGGGGCGCGATTCGCGGAGGCGCAGGCAGCGTGAGGGAAGAGCCCAAAAGGGCGTTAAAACGCTAATTTTTTGTCAAGGAACACGGACGGAGCCTGATTACCTCAATGCGCTCAAAAGGCTAGAACGGTGGCCGCATATGAGGGTATCGGCTGAGGCGCTCGATCCGGTGAAGGCAGTGGAAACAGCGGTGGTCAAGGCACGTAGAGAGGACTTTCGTGAGATCTATGTGCTGGTAGACGTGGATGATACTTCGCGGTCAGAGTTGGATCGAGCGGCCGCGCTATGCCGGAAATGCACGAACAAAAAATTAACTTTTAATCTGGTGGTATCGCACGAAAGCTTTGATTGCTGGCTCTATGCGCATGTGAGTAAGGGGAGGGTGCCTGATCAGAGCAGGGAGTGGTTTCAACGGAAGCTGCGGGAGGGTGGCCATCTGGTGGGGCCCACTGGCAAGGCACTGAGTGGAGGATTTCCGGTGCAGAGATGGCAGCAGGCCACGGATAATATCATCGAGCTGGCCTTTGGCGAGGTGGGAATCAATCCTGCCAGCGCGATGGGGCTTATGCTGAGGCACCTTGCCACACCAACAGGCCACTAA
- a CDS encoding N-acetyltransferase, translating to MELTIRRETEADITAIRSLITRAFADDYHSWHNEQELVERLRDADQLSLSLVAIADMDIVGFLGATRVRCSDGTSGWCVLGPLAIEPEARHGGIGTALLSRALETLRAAHTGGVAALGNADFYHKFGFQPAPDLRLGLERKAGAQVEVLGLSLDGSPIPQGEVEPLSDRDSGKGSGREEA from the coding sequence ATGGAATTGACCATCCGCCGGGAAACGGAAGCGGACATCACCGCCATTCGTTCCCTCATCACCCGCGCCTTTGCCGATGACTACCACTCCTGGCATAACGAGCAGGAGCTGGTGGAAAGGCTGCGCGACGCAGATCAACTTTCCCTCTCCCTGGTGGCGATCGCGGATATGGACATCGTGGGATTCCTCGGGGCCACCCGCGTGCGCTGTAGCGACGGCACCAGCGGCTGGTGTGTGCTCGGCCCCCTCGCCATCGAGCCGGAGGCGCGCCACGGCGGAATCGGCACCGCCCTGCTCTCCCGCGCCCTGGAAACCCTCCGCGCCGCGCACACCGGCGGGGTGGCCGCGCTGGGCAACGCGGACTTTTACCACAAGTTTGGGTTCCAGCCCGCCCCCGATCTCCGCCTGGGCCTAGAGCGCAAGGCCGGGGCGCAGGTGGAGGTACTGGGCCTCTCCCTGGACGGCTCCCCCATTCCCCAGGGCGAGGTGGAACCCCTCTCCGACCGGGACTCGGGGAAAGGCTCGGGAAGGGAGGAGGCATGA
- a CDS encoding dicarboxylate/amino acid:cation symporter: MTSTQSPAAAPTRRLPSWMTNFGVQVVVGLILGLVLGFAARAMAEGNWLTTTLDAIGSTYVQLLKLLIPPLVFAAVVTSVANLRKVTNAARLAVSTLVWFAITAFFSVLVGILVALVLKPGEGTSIDPATAADPSRTGSWLGFLQSIVPVNFLGLSASGDSGDISLSFNVLQILVISLAIGVAAVRAGKAAEPFLGFTESFLKVIQEVLWWIIRLAPIGTAALIGNAVASYGWDALGSLGKFVIAIYVGLALVLGVVYPVVLRFAGLPVVGFYRRVWPVTSLGFVTRSSMGVMPVTQRVSEEALGVPREYASFAIPLGATTKMDGCAAVYPAVAAIFVAQFYGIQLDLTHYLLIIFVSVIGSAATAGTTGATVMLTLTLSTLGLPLAGVGLLLAIEPIIDMGRTAVNVTGQALVAAVVSKRAGILNEEPWRANASA; the protein is encoded by the coding sequence ATGACTTCCACCCAATCCCCCGCAGCCGCCCCCACCCGGCGGCTGCCCTCCTGGATGACCAACTTTGGCGTGCAGGTGGTGGTGGGTCTGATCCTGGGCCTGGTGCTGGGCTTCGCGGCCCGCGCGATGGCCGAGGGTAACTGGCTCACCACCACCCTGGACGCCATCGGCTCCACCTACGTGCAACTGCTCAAACTACTGATCCCGCCGCTGGTGTTCGCCGCCGTGGTCACCTCGGTGGCCAACCTGCGCAAGGTCACCAACGCCGCCCGGCTGGCGGTATCCACCCTGGTGTGGTTTGCCATCACGGCCTTCTTCTCCGTGCTGGTGGGAATCCTGGTGGCCCTGGTGCTCAAGCCCGGCGAGGGAACCTCCATCGACCCCGCCACCGCCGCCGATCCCTCCCGCACCGGAAGTTGGCTGGGCTTCCTGCAATCCATCGTGCCGGTGAACTTCCTGGGGCTTTCCGCTTCCGGGGACTCTGGGGATATTTCGCTCAGCTTCAACGTGCTGCAAATCCTGGTGATCTCCCTGGCCATCGGCGTGGCCGCCGTGCGCGCGGGCAAGGCCGCCGAGCCCTTCCTGGGCTTCACCGAGTCCTTCCTCAAGGTGATCCAGGAGGTGCTGTGGTGGATCATTCGCCTCGCGCCCATCGGCACCGCCGCGCTCATCGGTAACGCCGTGGCCAGTTACGGCTGGGACGCCCTGGGCTCCCTGGGCAAGTTCGTCATCGCCATCTACGTGGGCCTGGCCCTGGTGCTCGGCGTGGTGTACCCGGTGGTGCTGCGCTTTGCGGGGCTGCCCGTGGTGGGCTTCTACCGCCGCGTGTGGCCGGTGACCTCCCTCGGCTTTGTCACCCGCTCCTCGATGGGCGTCATGCCCGTCACTCAGCGCGTCTCCGAGGAGGCCCTGGGCGTGCCGCGCGAATACGCCTCCTTTGCCATTCCCCTGGGTGCCACCACCAAGATGGACGGCTGCGCCGCCGTGTACCCGGCCGTGGCCGCGATCTTTGTGGCGCAGTTCTACGGTATTCAGCTCGACCTCACGCACTACCTGCTCATCATCTTCGTCTCCGTGATCGGCTCGGCGGCCACCGCCGGCACCACCGGGGCCACGGTGATGCTCACCCTCACGCTCTCCACGCTGGGACTGCCCCTGGCGGGCGTGGGCCTGCTGCTGGCCATCGAGCCGATCATTGACATGGGCCGCACCGCCGTGAATGTCACCGGCCAGGCCCTCGTGGCGGCCGTGGTGTCCAAGCGCGCGGGAATCCTCAACGAGGAGCCGTGGCGGGCCAACGCCTCGGCCTAG
- a CDS encoding M20 family metallopeptidase — MLPQPSTAYLDAMREGIERRAAAARAKVQRLKEGESYPGQQQAWRHITQVGEALRGDLRNLAFDLHDHPEEAFEEHYAAATIAGLLRARGHEVEVGVGGLDTALRAEIASPGFDPRCDPTVAILAEYDALPGIGHGCGHNIIAASGVGAFLAASQSISAVRGRIVLLGTPAEEGHTGKEYLIRGGAFAGVDAAMMVHPFSFDLAEHAWVGRRTLTATFHGVAAHASSEPFMGRNALDAATLAYQGFGLLRQQMPPSDRLHAIITEGGQRPSVIPDTATMTIYVRSLMAQTLSDLSQRIDAVLDGAALMAGVEVSKEWDEHPASLPVRNNHVLSARWAATQAERGRRALPGGVVPDTLAASTDFGNVSHLLPGIHPMVKIAPQGVALHTRAFAEYARSEAAVDTAVDSAIGLAQVALDTLGDPDLLRAAREEFEEAGGALRVE; from the coding sequence ATGCTCCCCCAACCCTCCACTGCTTACCTTGACGCGATGAGGGAGGGGATAGAGCGCCGGGCCGCCGCAGCCCGAGCAAAGGTGCAGCGGCTGAAAGAGGGGGAATCCTATCCCGGTCAGCAGCAAGCCTGGCGACACATCACCCAGGTCGGGGAGGCGCTGCGCGGTGACCTGCGAAATCTGGCCTTTGACCTGCATGATCACCCTGAGGAGGCCTTTGAGGAGCACTACGCGGCGGCGACCATCGCGGGCCTGCTGCGTGCTCGTGGGCACGAGGTAGAGGTGGGCGTGGGTGGCCTGGATACCGCGCTGCGTGCGGAGATTGCCTCGCCGGGTTTTGATCCGCGGTGCGATCCCACGGTGGCGATCCTCGCGGAGTATGACGCCCTGCCCGGTATCGGGCATGGTTGCGGGCATAATATCATCGCGGCCTCGGGTGTGGGGGCATTTTTGGCGGCGTCGCAAAGCATAAGTGCGGTGCGCGGGCGGATCGTGCTGCTGGGCACCCCCGCCGAGGAGGGGCACACGGGAAAGGAGTACCTGATTCGCGGCGGTGCCTTCGCTGGCGTGGATGCGGCGATGATGGTGCACCCCTTCTCCTTTGACCTCGCGGAGCACGCTTGGGTGGGGCGGCGCACCCTCACCGCCACCTTTCACGGCGTGGCTGCGCATGCCTCCTCGGAGCCCTTCATGGGGCGCAACGCACTCGACGCCGCCACCCTCGCCTACCAGGGATTTGGCCTGCTGCGTCAGCAAATGCCGCCCTCGGATCGCCTGCACGCCATCATTACCGAGGGCGGTCAGCGTCCCTCCGTGATCCCGGACACCGCCACCATGACCATCTACGTGCGCTCGCTCATGGCGCAGACTCTCAGCGACCTCTCCCAGCGTATCGACGCCGTGCTCGACGGCGCCGCGCTCATGGCCGGGGTGGAGGTGAGCAAGGAATGGGACGAGCACCCCGCCAGCCTCCCGGTGCGCAACAACCACGTGCTTTCCGCGCGCTGGGCCGCTACCCAGGCGGAACGCGGTCGCCGCGCGCTGCCCGGCGGCGTGGTGCCCGATACCCTCGCGGCCTCCACGGACTTTGGCAACGTCTCTCATCTGCTGCCCGGGATTCACCCGATGGTCAAGATTGCCCCGCAGGGGGTGGCGCTGCACACCCGGGCGTTTGCGGAATACGCGCGCTCCGAGGCAGCGGTGGATACCGCCGTGGATTCCGCGATTGGTCTGGCGCAGGTGGCCCTGGATACGCTTGGCGATCCTGATCTCCTGCGAGCCGCGCGCGAGGAGTTTGAGGAGGCTGGGGGTGCGCTGCGGGTGGAGTGA
- a CDS encoding C39 family peptidase, with protein MFTHLKRTLTTGALVASLATGTLAGAAHAEPAGLDRGVDSAAAQSAYDYQASKYKFKYIKQDQGQETQWVDCGPTSILMALLDNGGEVPASYNEKDQSAAILELRAEAPSGGEEGTNFFYDSDVSTILKNRGVSGTVLGTGKAITALDGLKQGQKAVVLTQTDMLRDGKTDPGFGHFVYVSGYNPSTGTYTVNDPLNNDERSYEATEDEMRTMLTSPAKGNQEWVYLI; from the coding sequence ATGTTTACTCACCTAAAGCGCACGCTCACCACGGGAGCGCTCGTCGCCTCCCTGGCCACCGGCACCCTCGCCGGGGCGGCCCACGCGGAGCCTGCCGGGCTCGACCGGGGCGTGGATAGCGCCGCAGCGCAGAGCGCCTACGACTACCAGGCCAGCAAGTACAAGTTCAAGTACATCAAGCAGGACCAGGGCCAGGAAACGCAGTGGGTGGATTGCGGCCCCACCAGCATTCTGATGGCCCTGCTGGATAACGGCGGCGAGGTCCCCGCCAGCTACAACGAGAAGGATCAGTCTGCGGCGATCCTGGAACTGCGCGCCGAGGCCCCCAGCGGCGGCGAGGAGGGCACCAACTTCTTCTACGACTCCGACGTGTCCACCATCCTGAAGAACCGTGGCGTGTCCGGCACCGTGCTGGGCACCGGCAAGGCGATCACTGCCCTGGACGGGCTCAAGCAGGGCCAGAAGGCCGTGGTGCTCACCCAGACGGACATGCTGCGCGATGGCAAGACCGATCCCGGCTTTGGGCACTTCGTGTACGTCTCTGGCTACAACCCCAGCACCGGCACGTACACCGTGAACGATCCGCTGAACAACGATGAGCGCTCCTACGAGGCCACCGAGGACGAGATGCGCACCATGCTGACCAGCCCGGCCAAGGGCAACCAGGAATGGGTTTACCTGATCTAA
- a CDS encoding ATP-binding protein, translating to MLLSFALTNFRSFAARAVLDMQKRGFQRNLPKGEGWMEVTERLAGLYGPNASGKTTVVGALGALSNAVRHSITTPGVGSFLRTPHMFHVKRPTEFEVEYVAQERRYLWTLVLDDLGVSEERLETVAGTGHWRMLFHRTGDAVRFGKEIGIPRAGQEIIGQFLRPWSLVLSAWEMVKEKGPHEGAVRWWWEKLQIFGSPGNPRLPGERDGQLLTMLSNSEWTGMSEAVLRAADVGLTGVEIREEEILPQLKEILEQSGVMGAEEGQRTKGMFSGEETAEMMKMLDFTHEGNGRSFTLREGDESEGTRTWLNLAMQGVKALVEGNVLVVDEVDASLHPTLVRFFLSLFERESTNPDGAQLIYTAHDVASLGNAVGERLPVSAVWLVDKIEAESELISLDEFSIRGSNNVEKKYLEGEFGALPSMGTDIDRAIEEIRYARKKKKG from the coding sequence ATGTTGCTGAGTTTTGCGCTGACCAACTTCCGTTCCTTTGCCGCGCGAGCAGTGTTGGATATGCAGAAGCGAGGCTTTCAGAGGAACCTGCCCAAGGGGGAAGGGTGGATGGAGGTGACGGAGCGGTTGGCGGGTCTGTATGGCCCCAATGCCTCGGGAAAAACCACCGTGGTGGGGGCGTTGGGCGCTTTGAGCAATGCGGTGCGGCACTCCATCACTACGCCGGGGGTGGGGAGTTTTTTGCGTACACCGCATATGTTTCACGTGAAACGCCCCACGGAGTTTGAGGTGGAGTACGTTGCGCAGGAGCGTCGTTACCTGTGGACACTCGTTCTGGATGATCTGGGGGTGTCCGAGGAACGATTGGAAACGGTAGCGGGTACGGGGCATTGGCGCATGCTCTTTCATCGGACGGGAGATGCGGTGCGCTTTGGTAAGGAGATCGGGATACCGCGCGCGGGGCAAGAGATCATTGGTCAGTTCCTGAGGCCCTGGTCATTAGTGCTGAGTGCGTGGGAAATGGTGAAGGAAAAGGGGCCACATGAGGGGGCCGTACGCTGGTGGTGGGAAAAGCTCCAGATATTTGGTTCACCCGGAAATCCAAGGCTGCCGGGAGAACGGGATGGGCAACTTCTCACTATGCTTAGCAACTCTGAGTGGACGGGTATGAGTGAAGCGGTTTTGCGTGCGGCCGATGTGGGGCTGACTGGCGTGGAGATACGGGAGGAAGAAATCCTGCCGCAGTTGAAAGAAATCCTTGAGCAGAGTGGTGTTATGGGGGCAGAGGAGGGCCAGCGCACCAAGGGGATGTTCTCTGGGGAAGAGACGGCAGAGATGATGAAAATGCTGGATTTTACCCATGAGGGGAATGGACGCTCCTTTACCCTGCGTGAGGGCGATGAATCGGAGGGAACGCGCACGTGGCTAAACCTGGCAATGCAGGGAGTTAAGGCTCTGGTGGAGGGAAACGTACTAGTGGTGGATGAGGTGGACGCTAGCCTGCATCCCACGCTGGTGCGGTTTTTCCTTTCCCTCTTTGAGCGGGAGAGCACTAACCCTGATGGTGCTCAATTGATATATACCGCTCATGATGTGGCGAGTTTGGGTAATGCGGTGGGAGAGCGTCTGCCGGTATCCGCTGTGTGGTTGGTGGATAAGATTGAGGCGGAATCGGAGTTGATAAGCCTGGACGAGTTTTCCATTAGGGGAAGCAATAATGTGGAAAAGAAGTATTTGGAGGGGGAATTTGGGGCGTTACCGAGCATGGGTACGGATATTGACCGGGCTATCGAGGAGATTCGTTATGCTCGTAAGAAAAAGAAGGGGTAG
- a CDS encoding MBL fold metallo-hydrolase, with protein sequence MNAPGAPLVCHILLIESADRLILVDTGFGLADIAHPWRRIGAYHKVLRPVLAEEQTAVRQMEKLGFNPRDVRDIVLTHGDSDHAGGLSDFPWATVHVSTTEEYAITQRPTWFERQRYNKHQWAHRPRIVGHAPKGEEWRGFTGLTPLDDLAPGLFFIPMPGHSRGHSAVGISDGSREVLHAGDSFYQRDTLIGGEGVPLFLKLQEAAFAQDRAALWENQRRLRTLVDDPSVLLINSHDPELLRTALAG encoded by the coding sequence ATGAATGCGCCCGGTGCCCCGTTGGTGTGCCATATTCTTCTCATCGAAAGCGCGGATAGGCTCATACTCGTGGACACCGGCTTTGGCCTGGCGGACATTGCGCACCCGTGGCGGCGCATCGGGGCCTATCACAAGGTGTTGCGCCCCGTGCTGGCGGAGGAGCAAACCGCCGTGCGGCAGATGGAAAAACTCGGCTTCAACCCCAGGGACGTTCGAGATATTGTGCTCACGCACGGCGACTCCGATCACGCGGGTGGCCTCAGCGACTTTCCCTGGGCCACGGTGCACGTGAGTACCACGGAGGAATATGCCATTACCCAGCGTCCCACCTGGTTTGAGCGGCAGCGGTATAACAAGCACCAATGGGCCCATCGCCCCCGCATCGTGGGCCATGCGCCCAAGGGGGAAGAGTGGCGCGGTTTTACGGGGCTGACGCCACTTGATGATCTCGCCCCCGGCCTCTTTTTCATCCCCATGCCGGGGCATAGCCGCGGCCACTCCGCGGTGGGAATCAGCGATGGTTCCCGCGAGGTTCTGCACGCCGGTGATTCCTTTTATCAGCGCGATACCCTCATCGGGGGCGAGGGCGTGCCGCTATTCCTGAAACTCCAGGAGGCGGCGTTTGCGCAGGATCGCGCCGCCCTGTGGGAGAATCAACGGCGGCTCAGAACCCTCGTGGACGATCCCTCGGTTCTGCTGATCAATTCCCACGATCCCGAGTTACTTCGCACCGCGCTTGCGGGGTGA
- a CDS encoding DNA-3-methyladenine glycosylase gives MIDFSAPADVVAPQLLGCLLTHAGVTVRLTEVEAYLGAEDAAAHTYRGKTPRNQAMFGPGGRMYVYLSYGIHRAGNIVCAPEGIGQGCLLRAGEVIDGEEIAWRRRGDVPFHRLAQGPGNLGSALGLDLEDNGAPITGPDFVLRPRDSEPEWVRGPRIGISKNAEAPLRFWIPGDRTVSARRGASPRKRGAK, from the coding sequence GTGATTGATTTCTCCGCCCCGGCCGACGTAGTGGCACCCCAACTGCTCGGTTGCCTGCTCACCCACGCGGGCGTGACCGTGCGGCTCACCGAGGTGGAGGCCTACCTGGGTGCCGAGGACGCCGCCGCGCACACCTATCGGGGGAAAACGCCCCGCAACCAGGCGATGTTCGGCCCCGGCGGCCGCATGTACGTCTACCTCTCCTACGGGATCCACCGCGCGGGCAATATCGTGTGCGCCCCGGAGGGAATCGGCCAGGGTTGCCTGCTGCGCGCCGGCGAGGTAATCGACGGCGAGGAGATTGCTTGGCGACGCCGCGGCGACGTCCCCTTCCACCGCCTCGCCCAGGGACCCGGCAACCTCGGCTCGGCGCTGGGCCTAGACCTTGAAGATAACGGCGCGCCGATCACCGGGCCCGATTTTGTGCTGCGCCCGCGAGATAGCGAGCCGGAGTGGGTGCGCGGGCCGCGCATTGGCATATCCAAGAACGCGGAGGCTCCCCTGCGGTTCTGGATTCCGGGGGATAGGACGGTGAGCGCGCGGCGGGGTGCCTCACCCCGCAAGCGCGGTGCGAAGTAA
- a CDS encoding CitMHS family transporter has protein sequence MHSPLGLTLAGLAIIALTVGLLIRGKTSPVVAMTLVPAAGALLMGYSLGEIGEFFGTGLDSVMNVVVMFIFAIIYFGILQDIGLFNPVVTALIRATRGNVVLVTLGTAAIGTVAHLDGAGATTFLLTIPALLPLYQAMHMSRYVLLTIVALAASVMNMVPWAGPVGRTSSVIELAPTEIWHHLLPMQGVALALVFVIALLLGLSERRRIARLRESSEFVGRGEVDVHAIAQEFVERQQAERAKQGYHVREARWARIATAIISVALLVVLVSGWLEPGPAFLIATTIILPLNFDSPSEQTDAMKRHAPSALAMASVIIAAAMFLGVLGGAGMLEQIALSLLAVLPAAVGPWVHVIVGYLGVPLDMATSTDAYYFSVLPIVQETAGSFGVSAVGAASALIIGNVIGTFVSPFSPALWLAIGLARADMGRYLRLGFPLAWGLSITMVTIALLTGLLA, from the coding sequence ATGCACTCACCCCTGGGCCTCACCCTCGCCGGTTTGGCCATCATCGCCCTCACCGTGGGCCTGCTCATCCGGGGCAAGACCAGCCCCGTGGTGGCCATGACGTTGGTTCCCGCCGCCGGCGCCCTGCTCATGGGGTACAGCCTTGGGGAGATCGGGGAGTTCTTTGGCACCGGCCTGGACTCCGTGATGAACGTTGTGGTGATGTTCATCTTTGCCATCATTTACTTTGGCATTCTCCAGGACATCGGCCTGTTTAATCCCGTGGTCACCGCCCTGATTAGGGCCACGCGCGGCAACGTCGTGCTGGTCACCCTGGGCACGGCGGCCATCGGCACGGTGGCGCATCTCGACGGCGCGGGGGCCACCACCTTCCTGCTCACCATTCCGGCCCTGCTGCCCCTGTATCAGGCCATGCACATGAGCCGCTACGTGCTGCTGACCATCGTGGCCCTGGCGGCCAGCGTGATGAACATGGTGCCCTGGGCGGGGCCGGTGGGCCGCACCTCCTCGGTGATTGAGCTGGCCCCCACGGAGATCTGGCACCACCTGCTGCCCATGCAGGGCGTGGCCCTGGCACTGGTGTTCGTCATCGCGCTGCTGTTGGGGCTGTCGGAGCGGCGTCGCATAGCGCGGCTGCGCGAGTCCTCGGAGTTCGTGGGGCGCGGCGAGGTGGACGTGCACGCCATTGCGCAGGAGTTCGTGGAGCGGCAGCAGGCCGAGCGCGCCAAGCAGGGGTATCACGTCCGCGAGGCGCGGTGGGCGCGGATCGCCACGGCGATCATCTCCGTGGCGCTGCTGGTGGTGCTGGTGTCCGGGTGGCTGGAGCCGGGCCCGGCGTTCCTCATCGCCACCACTATTATTCTGCCGCTGAACTTCGATTCCCCCTCGGAGCAAACGGACGCCATGAAGCGCCACGCCCCCTCCGCCCTGGCGATGGCCTCGGTGATCATCGCGGCGGCGATGTTCCTGGGCGTGCTCGGCGGGGCGGGCATGCTGGAGCAGATCGCGCTCTCCCTGCTCGCCGTGCTGCCCGCGGCGGTGGGCCCGTGGGTGCACGTGATCGTGGGGTACCTGGGCGTGCCGCTGGACATGGCCACCTCCACGGATGCCTATTACTTCTCCGTGCTGCCCATCGTGCAGGAAACGGCGGGCAGCTTCGGCGTATCCGCCGTGGGCGCGGCCTCGGCGCTGATCATCGGCAACGTCATCGGCACCTTCGTCTCCCCCTTCTCCCCCGCCCTGTGGCTGGCCATCGGCCTGGCCCGGGCGGACATGGGCCGGTACCTCCGGCTGGGCTTCCCGCTCGCCTGGGGCCTGTCCATCACGATGGTCACCATCGCGCTCCTGACGGGCCTGTTGGCCTAA
- a CDS encoding ROK family transcriptional regulator codes for MPHRSISSAFARPLTPAAQCLQAMRQTAVSTRLDLIQATGFSQSTVTRAVSALLDAGYITRRPDLAEIGQRGRPTIPLEINPEDTMFAGIAVGTSETALGLYDLRGQLLRRTTVAASAASVSQYDFLEHIIAALHRILTPMTRRLVSVGVTVSGEVSPEGVVEAPNLGWNGTDIAADLRYYFQVPATVSGIAPAILAAERFNAPEAPTPLPALALFADDSLSAALEAPEGITPLSAPGAPLTTSDLLREVRDLGVEAPTLADAVAHPAARPLLTARARGLAQLAVELVRRHGPHRLVIAGSAFTADPEAPRIFGASVREALGRFECLNRSVELRMIPSHAEIIHAITRAAALDLVLRDPLRLSLQPSS; via the coding sequence ATGCCACACCGCAGCATTTCCTCCGCCTTTGCCCGTCCGCTCACCCCCGCGGCACAGTGCTTGCAGGCCATGCGCCAGACTGCGGTGTCCACCCGCCTGGATCTGATCCAGGCCACGGGATTTTCCCAATCCACGGTGACCCGCGCGGTGTCGGCGCTTCTCGACGCCGGCTACATCACCCGCCGCCCCGACCTCGCGGAGATCGGGCAACGCGGTCGCCCCACCATTCCCCTGGAAATCAACCCGGAGGACACCATGTTCGCCGGGATCGCCGTGGGTACCTCGGAGACGGCACTGGGGCTCTACGACCTGCGCGGACAGTTGCTGCGGCGCACCACGGTGGCGGCCTCGGCGGCGTCGGTAAGCCAATACGACTTCCTGGAGCACATCATCGCGGCCCTGCACCGCATCCTCACCCCCATGACGCGGCGACTGGTCAGCGTGGGCGTGACCGTCTCCGGGGAGGTCAGCCCGGAGGGCGTGGTGGAGGCTCCCAACCTCGGGTGGAACGGCACCGACATCGCCGCCGACCTGCGCTATTACTTCCAGGTACCGGCCACCGTCTCCGGGATCGCGCCCGCCATCCTCGCCGCCGAGCGCTTCAACGCGCCCGAGGCCCCCACGCCCCTGCCCGCCCTGGCCCTCTTTGCCGATGATTCCCTCAGCGCCGCCCTGGAAGCCCCGGAGGGAATCACCCCACTCAGCGCCCCCGGCGCGCCCCTGACCACCAGCGACCTGCTGCGCGAGGTGCGCGACCTCGGCGTGGAGGCCCCCACGCTTGCCGACGCCGTGGCCCACCCCGCCGCCCGCCCGCTGCTCACCGCCCGCGCGCGGGGGCTGGCGCAACTCGCCGTGGAACTGGTGCGCCGCCACGGGCCGCACCGCCTGGTGATCGCGGGCAGCGCCTTTACCGCAGACCCGGAGGCCCCCCGCATCTTTGGGGCTTCGGTGCGCGAGGCGCTGGGGCGCTTCGAGTGCCTGAACCGCAGCGTGGAGTTGCGCATGATCCCCTCCCACGCGGAGATCATTCACGCGATCACGCGGGCGGCGGCCCTGGATCTGGTGCTGCGCGATCCGCTGCGCCTGAGCCTTCAGCCCTCCTCTTAA
- a CDS encoding phage holin family protein, with protein MSGLWNFLVRAAGTAVALWAVTQLIAGVSIYGATQEDRLIAFLGSAALIVALNMTVRPVLRLIGLPLTILSLGFFALIINAGVFLFAGSLSEALGLGLTVDSFRAAFWGALVMGLVNWLLGPLTGALRVR; from the coding sequence ATGAGCGGACTATGGAACTTCCTCGTCCGCGCGGCGGGCACGGCGGTGGCCCTGTGGGCGGTCACCCAACTCATCGCCGGGGTGTCCATCTACGGCGCGACACAGGAGGATCGCCTGATCGCCTTCCTCGGCTCCGCCGCCCTCATCGTGGCGCTCAACATGACGGTGCGCCCGGTGCTGCGGCTCATCGGCCTGCCGCTGACCATTCTCAGCCTGGGGTTCTTTGCCCTCATCATCAACGCCGGCGTGTTCCTCTTTGCCGGTTCCCTCTCCGAGGCGCTGGGCCTGGGGCTCACCGTGGACAGTTTCCGCGCGGCCTTCTGGGGCGCCCTGGTGATGGGGCTGGTGAACTGGCTGCTCGGGCCGCTCACCGGGGCGCTGCGGGTGCGGTGA